Proteins encoded together in one Planctomycetota bacterium window:
- a CDS encoding prepilin-type N-terminal cleavage/methylation domain-containing protein, with amino-acid sequence MTRAAFTLIELLVVVSIIALLIAILLPSLKQAREQAKRTVCGSGQRQFGVLLFTYGQDNKGILPPGNARLGLWGIDSTYHVQSGTPLGLAYLMDLKYMTDARMFYCPSWKHPLLAYDVINAATEPGAGFPPGSYGGWPAPGHAGPTQSRGISYHYRATFGKTGNQPARLTDPDAGMTALVADHWVRREALYGVDYGHVDGYETLYLDGHVSWIGIKPETMEMLEPVGATTNDNWAFQEIIWKDWFSLPH; translated from the coding sequence ATGACGCGCGCGGCGTTCACCCTAATCGAGCTGCTCGTCGTCGTGAGCATCATCGCACTTTTGATCGCGATTCTGCTCCCCTCGCTCAAGCAGGCGCGCGAGCAGGCCAAACGCACGGTCTGCGGGTCCGGTCAGCGGCAGTTCGGCGTGCTGCTGTTCACGTATGGGCAGGACAACAAAGGCATCCTCCCGCCGGGCAATGCGCGGCTCGGGCTGTGGGGCATCGACTCGACGTATCACGTGCAGAGCGGCACGCCGCTGGGCCTGGCTTACCTGATGGACCTCAAGTACATGACTGATGCGAGAATGTTTTATTGTCCGAGCTGGAAGCATCCGCTGCTGGCGTACGATGTGATCAACGCCGCGACGGAACCGGGGGCCGGGTTCCCGCCCGGGTCCTACGGCGGCTGGCCGGCGCCGGGGCATGCGGGTCCGACGCAGTCCCGCGGCATCAGCTACCACTACCGCGCGACATTCGGCAAGACCGGCAATCAGCCCGCACGACTGACCGACCCCGATGCCGGCATGACCGCACTCGTCGCCGATCACTGGGTCCGACGCGAGGCGCTCTACGGTGTGGACTACGGACATGTCGATGGGTACGAAACGCTTTATCTGGACGGTCACGTAAGCTGGATCGGCATCAAGCCCGAGACGATGGAAATGCTCGAACCCGTCGGCGCGACGACCAACGACAATTGGGCGTTTCAGGAAATCATCTGGAAAGACTGGTTCTCGCTGCCGCATTGA
- the pheA gene encoding prephenate dehydratase, translating to MNRSEKPAVMPAAPLAELRHRIDALDTQIVKLLNERARIVVDIGKIKAHDGVTPIYAPDREQVVLDRIRKANEGPLPDACLQAIWRELMSGSFALERPLYIGFLGPLGSYSHVAARRQFGACVNYETFESITAVFLAVEARKIDLGLVPIENSTGGGIHETLDSFLQTRARVCAEALVPIHHYVLCQSEDKDIRRLCSRPEVFDQCRRWLGDHLRDAERIATTSSAKAAEAAAADPHTAAIGSDLAAEIYNLPVRYSNIEDNPNNITRFFVIGHQFSKPTGDDKTAILFTTQHKAGALASVIDVFSKHGVNLTHIDKRPSQRVNWEYYFFIDCQGHADEPHVAAALEAARAHCLQLTVLGSFPRARAVLE from the coding sequence ATGAATCGATCCGAAAAACCCGCCGTCATGCCCGCCGCTCCCCTCGCTGAATTGCGCCATCGCATCGACGCGCTGGACACGCAGATCGTCAAACTGCTCAACGAGCGCGCCCGCATCGTCGTCGACATCGGCAAGATCAAGGCCCACGACGGCGTGACGCCGATCTACGCTCCCGATCGCGAGCAGGTCGTCCTCGACCGCATCCGCAAAGCCAACGAAGGTCCGCTGCCCGATGCGTGTCTGCAAGCGATCTGGCGCGAGTTGATGAGCGGATCGTTCGCGCTGGAGCGCCCGCTGTACATCGGATTCCTCGGCCCGCTTGGTTCCTACAGCCATGTCGCCGCCCGCCGCCAGTTCGGGGCATGCGTCAACTACGAAACCTTCGAGTCCATCACCGCCGTCTTCCTCGCCGTCGAAGCCCGCAAGATCGACCTGGGCCTTGTGCCCATCGAAAACTCGACCGGCGGCGGCATCCATGAAACCCTCGACAGTTTCCTGCAGACGCGCGCCCGCGTGTGCGCCGAGGCGCTGGTGCCGATTCATCATTACGTGCTTTGCCAGTCCGAAGACAAGGACATCCGCCGTCTGTGCTCGCGACCGGAAGTCTTCGATCAGTGCCGCCGCTGGCTCGGCGATCATCTGCGCGACGCGGAGCGCATCGCCACCACGTCGAGTGCCAAGGCCGCCGAAGCCGCCGCCGCCGATCCGCACACCGCCGCGATCGGCTCCGACCTCGCCGCCGAAATCTACAACCTGCCCGTCCGCTATTCCAACATCGAAGACAACCCCAACAACATCACGCGCTTCTTCGTCATCGGCCATCAATTCTCCAAACCGACCGGCGACGACAAGACCGCGATTCTCTTTACGACCCAGCACAAGGCCGGCGCCCTCGCCAGCGTCATCGACGTGTTCTCCAAACATGGCGTGAACCTCACGCACATCGACAAACGCCCCAGCCAGCGCGTCAACTGGGAATACTACTTTTTCATCGACTGCCAGGGCCACGCCGACGAACCCCATGTCGCCGCCGCCCTCGAAGCCGCCCGGGCCCATTGCCTTCAGCTCACCGTGCTTGGCTCCTTCCCCCGCGCCCGCGCCGTGTTAGAATAA